From one Longimicrobiaceae bacterium genomic stretch:
- a CDS encoding dipeptidase: protein MRVSLPISAFLMATALPLVLPPAPLDAQARDPYLARAERVLRSTPLVDGHNDLPWRIREDSLHPGDVDAYDLRTTAPGMTDLERLRAGRVGAQFWSVFIPGERTAPDYAPNGRVTSTPGYARVQLEQIDIARRIVEKYPERFAWANTPAEIRRVFRQGKVGSLLGLEGGHAIENSLGALRAYHDLGARYMTLTHNVTLDWADAATDTARHGGLTPFGREVVREMNRLGMLVDLSHVSPATMSDALETTEVPVIFSHSSARALVDHPRNVPDSILARLKQNGGVVMVTFVPLFISQEVANHAARRDRVVADLRQRYPSDAAAVRRELEAWRVANPSPRATLAQVADHIEHVRRVAGVDHVGIGGDFDGISEVVVGLEDVSTYPALFAELARRGWSDAELRKLAGENALRVLGEAQRVAQRLQRERGPSYRTIQELDGAARR from the coding sequence ATGCGCGTCTCGCTCCCCATCTCCGCGTTCCTGATGGCCACCGCCCTTCCGCTCGTCCTCCCGCCCGCGCCGCTGGACGCGCAGGCGCGCGACCCGTACCTGGCCCGCGCCGAGCGCGTGCTCCGCAGCACTCCGCTGGTGGACGGCCACAACGATCTCCCCTGGCGCATCCGAGAGGACAGCCTCCACCCCGGGGACGTGGACGCGTACGACCTGCGGACGACCGCCCCGGGGATGACGGACCTGGAGCGGCTGCGGGCCGGGCGGGTGGGGGCGCAGTTCTGGTCGGTGTTCATCCCCGGCGAGCGGACGGCCCCGGACTACGCCCCCAACGGGCGCGTGACCAGCACGCCCGGGTACGCCCGGGTGCAGCTGGAGCAGATCGACATCGCCCGCCGCATCGTGGAGAAGTACCCGGAGCGCTTCGCCTGGGCGAACACGCCGGCGGAGATCCGCCGCGTCTTCCGCCAGGGGAAGGTCGGCTCGCTCCTGGGGCTGGAGGGCGGCCACGCGATCGAGAACTCGCTGGGTGCGCTGCGCGCCTACCACGACCTGGGCGCGCGCTACATGACGCTCACCCACAACGTCACCCTGGACTGGGCGGACGCGGCCACGGACACCGCGCGCCACGGCGGCCTGACGCCCTTCGGGCGCGAGGTGGTGCGGGAGATGAACCGCCTGGGGATGCTGGTGGACCTGTCGCACGTCTCCCCGGCCACCATGAGCGACGCGCTGGAGACGACGGAGGTGCCGGTGATCTTCTCCCACTCCTCAGCGCGGGCGCTGGTGGACCACCCGCGCAACGTCCCGGACTCCATCCTCGCCCGCCTGAAGCAGAACGGCGGCGTGGTAATGGTGACGTTCGTCCCCCTCTTCATCTCGCAGGAGGTGGCGAACCACGCGGCCCGGCGCGACCGGGTCGTCGCCGACCTCCGGCAGCGCTACCCGAGCGACGCGGCGGCCGTGCGGCGGGAGCTGGAGGCGTGGCGCGTCGCGAACCCGAGTCCCCGGGCGACGCTCGCCCAGGTGGCGGACCACATCGAGCACGTCCGCCGGGTGGCCGGGGTGGACCACGTGGGGATCGGCGGCGACTTCGACGGGATCAGCGAGGTGGTGGTGGGGCTGGAGGACGTGTCCACCTACCCGGCGCTCTTCGCGGAGCTGGCGCGGCGCGGGTGGTCGGACGCGGAGCTGCGCAAGCTGGCGGGGGAGAACGCGCTCCGCGTCCTCGGCGAGGCGCAGCGGGTGGCGCAGCGGCTCCAGCGCGAGCGGGGGCCGTCGTACCGGACCATCCAGGAGCTGGACGGGGCGGCGAGGAGGTGA
- a CDS encoding M20/M25/M40 family metallo-hydrolase, which yields MQASTLPRPDVVSPPEHRALARDVFRELVEIDTTDTTGDVTAAAEAVARRLRDAGFPEGDVQVVGPHPRKGNLVARLRGTGARRPLLLLAHLDVVDADPAEWTTPPFAFVERDGFFYGRGTTDQKAMASIWVANLIRLRREGFVPERDLILALTADEEGGDHNGARWLTGERRELVDAAFGINEGGYGRIKQGRRISNTVQASEKVYADFALEAQGTGGHSSLPTPDNAIYHLAAALTRVAAHRFPAQLGEVSRAFFARMADIESGQAADDMRAVLRDPPDPDALARLSTLPQYNGMLRTTWAATRLDAGQSNNTIPQAARAVVNCRLLPGITPEEVQRTLVEVIADERVEVRPLIAAKPSPPSPLVPEVLGPIERITAEMWPGVPVVPTMGIGATDSLYFRQAGIPMYGVSGIFLDVDDVRAHCPDERILVRSYYEGQEFLYRLVRALAGTAPPP from the coding sequence ATGCAAGCATCCACCCTGCCCCGCCCGGACGTGGTCTCCCCTCCCGAGCACCGCGCGCTCGCCCGCGACGTCTTCCGCGAGCTGGTGGAGATCGACACCACCGATACCACCGGCGACGTCACCGCGGCCGCCGAGGCGGTGGCGCGCCGGCTCCGCGACGCCGGCTTCCCCGAGGGAGACGTGCAGGTGGTGGGGCCGCACCCGCGCAAGGGGAACCTGGTGGCGCGGCTCCGCGGCACCGGGGCACGGCGGCCGCTCCTCCTCCTTGCCCACCTGGACGTGGTGGACGCCGATCCGGCGGAGTGGACCACCCCGCCCTTCGCCTTCGTGGAGCGCGACGGCTTCTTCTACGGCCGCGGCACCACCGACCAGAAGGCGATGGCCTCCATCTGGGTGGCGAACCTAATCCGGCTGCGACGGGAGGGCTTCGTCCCGGAGCGCGACCTGATCCTGGCGCTCACCGCGGACGAGGAGGGCGGCGACCACAACGGCGCGCGCTGGCTCACGGGGGAGCGCCGCGAGCTGGTGGACGCGGCGTTCGGGATCAACGAGGGGGGCTACGGGCGGATCAAGCAGGGGCGGCGCATCTCCAACACGGTGCAGGCCAGCGAGAAGGTGTACGCCGACTTCGCGCTGGAGGCGCAGGGCACGGGGGGGCACAGCTCGCTCCCCACGCCGGACAACGCCATCTACCACCTGGCCGCCGCGCTCACCCGCGTGGCCGCCCACCGCTTCCCGGCACAGCTCGGCGAGGTGTCGCGCGCCTTCTTCGCCCGCATGGCCGACATCGAGAGCGGCCAGGCCGCCGACGACATGCGCGCCGTCCTCCGCGACCCGCCCGACCCGGACGCGCTGGCGCGCCTCTCCACGCTCCCGCAGTACAACGGGATGCTGCGCACCACCTGGGCGGCCACCCGGCTGGACGCGGGGCAGTCCAACAACACCATCCCGCAGGCCGCGCGCGCCGTGGTCAACTGCCGCCTCCTCCCGGGCATCACCCCGGAGGAGGTGCAGCGCACGCTCGTGGAGGTGATCGCCGACGAGCGCGTGGAGGTCCGCCCGCTGATCGCCGCGAAGCCGAGCCCGCCCTCGCCGCTCGTCCCGGAGGTGCTGGGGCCCATCGAGCGCATCACGGCGGAGATGTGGCCCGGCGTCCCCGTGGTCCCCACCATGGGGATCGGCGCCACGGACAGCCTGTACTTCCGCCAGGCCGGGATCCCCATGTACGGCGTCTCCGGGATCTTCCTGGACGTGGACGACGTGCGCGCCCACTGCCCCGACGAGCGGATCCTGGTGCGCTCGTACTACGAGGGGCAGGAGTTCCTGTACCGGCTGGTGCGGGCGCTGGCGGGCACGGCGCCCCCCCCGTGA
- a CDS encoding ATP-grasp domain-containing protein — translation MSAARPTTVLCLSSYLKGHEFLRECRRLGCRVLLITVEKLREADWPRDSIDEVFYMPDLFRREDVIHGVSYLARTEHIDRIVPLDEFDLEMASTLREHLRVPGMGETTVRYFRDKLAMRMRAQEVGIPVPEFVPILNYDRIHEYLEAVPPPWILKPRLSASAIGIRKLDDPEEVWSTVEELGDKRSFHLLERFVRGDVFHVDSLAWEREIVFSEAHGYLNPPFEVYHGGGLFCTRTLPRDSEVSRALRELDREVIRALGMVRGALHTEFIRGDEDGRYYFLETAARVGGANIADLVEAATGVNLWREWARLEVASARGEAYRPPEARDDSAGLLISLARQEWPDTGAYDDPEIVWRLDKRHHAGLLVRSLRQERVEELLRSYMARFRDDFYASMPAATEATE, via the coding sequence GTGAGCGCAGCCCGTCCCACGACTGTCCTCTGCCTGTCCAGCTACCTCAAGGGCCACGAGTTCCTCCGCGAGTGCAGACGGCTGGGGTGCCGCGTGCTGCTCATCACGGTGGAGAAGCTCCGCGAAGCGGACTGGCCGCGCGACAGCATCGACGAGGTGTTCTACATGCCGGACCTGTTCCGGCGCGAGGACGTCATCCACGGCGTCAGCTACCTGGCGCGCACGGAGCACATCGACCGGATCGTCCCGCTGGACGAGTTCGACCTGGAGATGGCCTCCACGCTGCGCGAGCACCTGCGGGTGCCGGGGATGGGGGAGACCACCGTCCGCTACTTCCGCGACAAGCTGGCCATGCGGATGCGCGCGCAGGAGGTGGGGATCCCGGTGCCGGAGTTCGTCCCCATCCTCAACTACGACCGTATCCACGAGTACCTGGAGGCGGTGCCGCCGCCCTGGATCCTCAAGCCGCGCCTTTCGGCCTCGGCCATCGGGATCCGCAAGCTGGACGATCCCGAAGAGGTGTGGAGCACGGTCGAGGAGCTGGGGGACAAGCGCTCGTTCCACCTGCTGGAGCGCTTCGTCCGCGGCGACGTGTTCCACGTCGACTCGCTGGCCTGGGAGCGGGAGATCGTGTTCAGCGAGGCGCACGGGTACCTGAACCCGCCCTTCGAGGTGTACCATGGCGGGGGGCTGTTCTGCACGCGGACGCTCCCGCGGGACTCCGAGGTGTCGCGAGCACTGCGGGAGCTGGACCGGGAGGTGATCCGCGCGCTGGGGATGGTGCGCGGGGCGCTGCACACGGAGTTCATCCGCGGCGACGAGGACGGCCGCTACTACTTCCTGGAGACGGCGGCACGGGTGGGCGGCGCCAACATCGCCGACCTGGTGGAGGCGGCCACGGGGGTGAACCTGTGGCGGGAGTGGGCCCGCCTGGAGGTCGCCAGCGCGCGCGGGGAGGCGTACCGGCCCCCGGAGGCGCGCGACGACTCTGCCGGGCTGCTGATCTCCCTCGCCCGGCAGGAGTGGCCCGACACGGGGGCGTACGACGACCCGGAGATCGTCTGGCGCCTGGACAAGCGCCACCATGCGGGGCTGCTGGTGCGGTCGCTGAGGCAGGAGCGCGTGGAAGAGCTGCTGCGCTCGTACATGGCGCGCTTCCGGGACGACTTCTACGCCTCTATGCCCGCGGCGACGGAGGCGACGGAGTAG
- a CDS encoding sigma-54 dependent transcriptional regulator, giving the protein MAGRREALLLIGGGTEERESVRRAAAALGAELTAAAGLGEGLRALAERPWTATLLVVDLLEGDEALVPRIAGEANAGTLLLLAAAPSLRLAMEATRLGAAELLLSPPEPDDVVRALRAAEADGAAIPLPDGDTADELVGSSRALVEVFKTVGRVAPSAATVLVTGESGTGKELVARALHRMSPRAAGPFVAVNCAAIPEDLLESELFGHEKGAFTGAVARKVGRFERAGGGTLFLDEIGDMSLVLQAKILRALQEREVERLGGEERIPLDVRVVAATHRDLPALIEAGEFREDLFYRLAVVRLHLPPLRERTGDLRALALHYAARFAREHARPLRALGHAALERLEAHAWPGNVRELRNVLERAVLLAPGEVLLPEHVETDRRAAPAGSGGAALPGYAPTLSMVEMEALHLARVLEHTGGHLGRAAEILGVHRNTVSRKALEYGIIEPGERP; this is encoded by the coding sequence GTGGCGGGACGGCGCGAGGCACTTCTGCTGATCGGCGGGGGGACGGAGGAGCGCGAGAGCGTGCGGCGGGCGGCCGCGGCGCTCGGGGCGGAGCTGACGGCCGCGGCGGGGCTCGGCGAGGGGCTCCGGGCGCTGGCGGAGCGTCCGTGGACGGCCACGCTCCTCGTCGTGGACCTGCTGGAGGGGGACGAGGCGCTGGTGCCGCGCATCGCGGGGGAGGCGAACGCGGGGACGCTGCTCCTCCTGGCGGCCGCGCCCTCGCTCCGCCTGGCGATGGAGGCGACCCGCCTCGGGGCGGCCGAGCTGCTCCTCTCCCCGCCGGAGCCGGACGACGTCGTCCGCGCCCTCCGCGCCGCGGAGGCCGACGGCGCCGCCATCCCCCTCCCGGACGGGGACACCGCGGACGAGCTGGTGGGCTCCAGCCGCGCGCTGGTGGAGGTGTTCAAGACGGTGGGGCGGGTGGCGCCCAGCGCGGCGACGGTGCTGGTGACCGGGGAGTCGGGGACGGGGAAGGAGCTGGTCGCGCGGGCGCTGCACCGCATGAGCCCGCGCGCGGCCGGACCGTTCGTGGCGGTGAACTGCGCGGCCATCCCGGAGGACCTGCTGGAGTCGGAGCTGTTCGGGCACGAGAAGGGCGCCTTCACCGGGGCCGTAGCCCGCAAGGTGGGGCGCTTCGAGCGGGCGGGGGGCGGGACGCTCTTCCTGGACGAGATCGGCGACATGAGCCTGGTGCTCCAGGCCAAGATCCTCCGCGCGCTGCAGGAGCGCGAGGTGGAGCGGCTGGGCGGCGAGGAGCGCATCCCGCTGGACGTGCGCGTGGTGGCCGCCACCCACCGCGACCTCCCCGCGCTCATCGAGGCCGGCGAGTTCCGGGAAGACCTGTTCTACCGCCTGGCGGTGGTCCGCCTGCACCTCCCGCCGCTCCGCGAGCGAACCGGCGACCTGCGCGCCCTCGCGCTGCACTACGCCGCGCGCTTCGCGCGGGAGCACGCCCGGCCGCTCCGCGCCCTGGGCCACGCCGCGCTGGAGCGGCTGGAGGCGCACGCCTGGCCGGGGAACGTGCGCGAGCTGCGCAACGTGCTGGAGCGCGCCGTGCTCCTCGCCCCCGGCGAGGTCCTCCTCCCGGAGCACGTGGAGACCGACCGCCGCGCCGCGCCCGCGGGCTCCGGCGGCGCGGCGCTCCCCGGCTACGCCCCCACCCTCTCCATGGTGGAGATGGAGGCGCTGCACCTCGCGCGCGTGCTGGAGCACACCGGGGGGCACCTGGGGCGCGCGGCGGAGATCCTGGGCGTCCACCGCAACACCGTCTCCCGCAAGGCGCTGGAGTACGGAATCATAGAGCCGGGGGAGCGCCCGTGA